In the Rhododendron vialii isolate Sample 1 chromosome 2a, ASM3025357v1 genome, TGAAATTGAGCAGAAATCTTCTCAGGGAGAGTATTCCTTTTGAATTAGGAAAATTGCAGTCTCTTGAAAATCTCGATCTTGGAAATAATTTATTAACAGGTGAGATACCATCAGGGATTGGGAGCTTGAAAAGGTTAGAGATACTAAATCTCTCCCACAACTTCTTGTCTGGTTCAATCCCTTCCTCTTTCAACGGGATGTCAAGTTTAACGTCGGTTGACATATCTTACAATCACTTGGAGGGTCCTCTGCCCAACACAAAAGCATTTgaagatgcttcatttcaagcatATCGAAACAATGATAGACTATGTGGCAATAAAACTAGTTTGATGCCATGCTCACTAAAGCAGAACAATGGAGATAAAGggagaaatcataaaaaaattgtgcTTCCAGTTGTAGTTCCTTTGTTGggtattttatttcttattgtTGCTATGACTTTCCTAATCCATCGCAACAAAATGAGAGACAACGAAATTGATCCAAACAGAGCAAGTAATAAAGATTTGTTTGAGATTTGGAGCTTCGATGGAAAATTGGTGTATGAAAACATAATCCGAGCGACGGAGGATTTCAATGATAAGCATTGCATTGCAGCAGGTGGATATGGCACTGTTTACAGAGCTGAGCTGCCAAGTGGTCAAGTTGTCGCTGTAAAAAAGTACCCTCCTTCCCAAGATGGCGAGTTGGCTAATCTGGTAAGTTTTATGAGTGAGATTCATGCATTGACAGAGATACGACATCGGCATATCATAAGGCTTTTGGGTTACTGTTCACATCCACGACACTCATTTTTGGTTTATGAGTTCTTGGAAGGGGGGACCTTGGACAAGAAACTAAGCTGTGAGGAAGAAGCACTAAGTTTGGATTGGGATAAGAGGATAAATGTTGTTAAAGGTTTGGCAGATGCTTTGTCATATATGCACCATGGATGTTCACCCCGGGTCATTCATCGTGATATATCGAGCAAGAATGTTCTGCTAAACTTAGAAGATGTCGCTTACCTGTCTGATTTCGGAACTGCAAGACTTCTAAACCTGCAGTCATCAAATTGGACTTCCTTTGCAGGCACCTTGGGATATGCTGCTCCAGGTACTTACACAATTCATCTTAGCTACCAATATAGTGTTGTGTTTTTATGTTGAATATGATAATTCATAAGCCTCCTCTACAattttttagtagtttttttccCTGTTTGTTGTACCCTTCCTTTCTTTGGGCAGAACTTGCTTACACAATGGAggtgaatgaaaagttagacgtcTACAGCTTTGGAGTTTTAACACTGGAAGTTGTAATGGGGAGGCATCCAGGGGATCTCATGTCTTCTCTTTCTTCATCATCTTTGGATTCGTCACCACCATCTTCTTATGGTATTCTGTTGAAGGACGTATTGGACAAACGGCTCCCACTACCAAGGAATCAGGAGGAGGAAGCAGTGGTTCTTGCTGTAAAGATAGCACTTGCATGCTTGCACCCTAACCCGCAGTGCCGACCCACTATGCAACAAGTTTCTGTGGCTCTATCAAAACACAAGTCGCACTTGCAGAACCCATTGCTCATGATCACATTAGGACAACTACTTGATGTCAATTTTCCAAATGCCTAAGTATTCTTGTTATCCCTTTACTGTTTGGGTTTTTGGTTCTACCTTTTTCTACTGTGCTTTCCTAGCTGGCATTGGCTCTATGGTTGCATGTGTATTACTCTTTCATAAACAATAGTTACTTTTTTTCAAGCAATATAAAAGGGTGTACTTGTGAGGAAAGCTGTAAGAGCACCAAGTGGCTTTACCTGATTGGATATAAGATTAAATCGTTAAGTTGGATTTCAAAACAGATTAGCATGTTCTATATTACTTGATTATTGCTCTAGTCAAGCAGAGATTTTTCCTACTAATAAGTTTGTTTTCACACCTCTCCTAAAATGTAAGTCTTAATTTCGAAATTCTTTTCGTATCTACATCTATCGATTATTGCTATAGTCAAGCAGAGATTTTTCCTCTTGTAATTTAACGTTCAAATTTTATCGTGTTTCTACCATCTCTTTAATTAGATTTTATCGCGTCCATGTACAAATCTATTGTTGTTCTTAGAACTCTAACAACATTTTGTGACATGGAAAACTGAGAGGATCGAAGAATTGGATTGTAGAGAACATCAAATTATCAACCCCTTGCCGATGCGATCCCCAAATGCAAAACCAAGAAAGTGTGCCCATTGAAACCACCGTCATCACTAGCAACAATGATTCTATAAGTATCTTTTCCTTCCTCTGTTAACTTAGCAGACCATATATTCATAGTCTTTTTTGATCtaatatcttttttttccatttttccttttctttttaagttgGGATGTGCTTTGGCACTAGAGTTGTTGAGTTCACATTTTCTTTATGAAAGAATTGGAGAGACTAAGCTATAAAGTTGTAAAATGTGTGTTTGAGGATGTCGAATATTGGTTAATTTCCTTTGATACTTCTACATTTTTCCTGCTTTAACAAAAGATAAGTTGTtgcaatggttgagattgaattCCAATAGCTCATGCGTGTTTACCAACTCTTAAGGATATACCTACACTCTTTCAAATATATTACACAAACGTCATCAAATTTTTTGCCCCCTTGGTAATCAGATGTGTCTACGTTTGTTGTAAAAAATTTCAggggcaccgaaaaatttctcaggtttttttgggtttctctTTCCCCTCTTCTCTCCAATCTAGGGTTGCTTTTTGCGTGACAAGAAGTAAGGGTGGTTTGCAACTTTTTAATGGAAGATATCATGTTTAGACTTAATGATATTGTTCAATCTGGGTAACAGATATTGTTCTTTTGCTTTAGGTGGCAATGGGTGGGTTGTGGTGTTGGTTTTTGGCTCTgtttctcttttcaactcctcAGTCCGGAGGGCTAAGAGATTTGTGGGGCTCTCTATTGAAGCTGTTATATTGATGGAGCTAATTTACAGATATGCTTGAAGCTGCAATTAATTAGTGATCGAAGGCTGAAGGTTGACAATTCCTTGCATCTGAAAGTTTGTGTCTCCTTGTCTCATCGCTTACCAACTCCAGTCAAATTAATCTTTTGGAGGGCTAAGTGATCATAATTAATCTTTTGGAGGCAAATCCTTGCATCatctcttttcaactcctatcaaattaaacaagtttcctatttttgtaatgttccgtaatttgtttttttttttttttgggtgtatgGTGCACATATTGTTTGTTGGCATGCAGTGACCGAGTCCTCAAGTCGCACATAGACTAATAAGGCTGGATTTCATATACTCCGCTATACAATTAATAATCCTTGTTCGATGGTAGACACAAGACTCCTCGTGCATTCTTTAGCTAATTGTTCCCTCCAAGCATTTGGATTTTGTCCGGTCTTTTAAGATTAAGTGTTAGGAAAATCAGTCTCGATCAATACAACTCCAAGTTCTATACATCTTCGAAGCTTCAAAACTTGCAACATCATTGTCGAATATCTGAGTTACTAGACGGTTTATAATCCTGAAACCACATGAAAGATATAATTAAATAGAAAAGATAAACAATAATCTATTCAAGAACTAGTAGAATCTTTTTGAGTGGGCTCCTAAAGAATTAGCTTAATAAAATAAGCGTAGGAGCTCGAtataatctttcaatttttcattcaaattataAGATTTTGACAGcaagaattgtttttttttttttgtggtaaattagcttgaaattaaaaaaagctaaccgaatatacagtgTACAAGAGACATACTGCTTGAGACTTGGAGATTGGAACAAACAAATGAGCGCTATGTTGACCCGATTATGTCACACCATTGGGAGAAGATTTTCATCTTCCTTCCAATCCCAGTAACTGATGTGGATCATAGGTTCGATAAGCTAGACATAAGGTGTGGACTTACCGCTACATTATTGGTTGGGAGCACGACGTGGACATGCCACATGGTACTCCgagactattgaataattactctacAACAACCAACCTGCTACAAAAAAACGGATAGGCAATGTGATTCCGTACCCGATCAAGAAAAATGTGATTCCgtactccacaacaaaataagCAATGTGAACCTAGATGCGCAAATAATTCTAAGGGACATCCCCCGAATATCGGCGATAAAGATAACAAATTACACCaatttagaggtgtcaaatgggttgTGCCGGCACGGCACAGGCACGGCACGTCACAGACACGGTTTTGGCctagcacggcacgacacaacacagTTTTAGTAGGCCTggggcacgacacgggcacggaagtgggcggCACAGCACAGGCACGACACGAAAGTTGGCatagcacggcacggcacgatacAGTTGTagacgggcacgggcacggaaagtggacaggaacggcacggcacgacacggttctagccgggcacaggcatgggcacgacacgggcaAGAAAGGGCACGACATGAGgcacggaaaaacaaaaaaaaattgaataagccaaatggctttttttttttttaatttttttaaaaagtaaacaatttctatttagtaaaaaatatttaatttaaaaaaacaatttcttaaaaaaatcaagtttttaaaaaatcatttttttacctttaaaaaattatcaattttattcggtaaaaaatatttgttttgtttttgttagtgaataggttttggacctttggtttgtaaatttaacattacaagataataagtaaaattaaaaaagcttatcaaaatatttatggtgcaagagtaatttaatacgAAAGGAAATGTTCAAGAGTCGtatattatttaccccaaatctaacgaggaataagaaaaaagaagtctcaaacaaaaacaaaagaaaaaaaaattcatagtagaaataagggggaaaaaaaaactaaaaggggTTGGCTGGACTAAGACTTGAACCCAGGTCCCTAGGTTCTTtcatacacaaacaaaccacAATGCCACCAATTAACTTGTGTtatagatttgaaaaattaatactccctccatcccaaattgtttgtccgatccacaaaacgataacttaaaaataatacaattctttcaagaaaaaattcaaattttttttcacaaataaaaaatacttgttgATATCTAGTTAGTTATTGAAAAACTGTTGAATTttccttgcaaaaattgtattatttttaacactccgttttgcgaactgaacaaacattttgggacgaagggagtatataATATGTAgctctattatataaaaacgagGCCACCAAGCAGTAGCCACACAATCGCAATGTAATCACGACGATCGATACCATTCAAtgcgttcattttgttgtgcttAGTGTTTTAATTGTGGGATCCAATTTTTTCGTGCGTCGGATTTTGAAAGCTCTTTCATCGCCACACtgattcattgtttgattgaattttttttacgtcCAATCAAGTATGTAGCGATAAACATTTTACTTGATTATTGGCATGAATGATCTAATCCCTCCCAcataaaagttagatggttccgatttttaaaaaatagcttaGGCGGCCCTCAAGtagtgcattataggactttaatgcctctggaagcaccgaatgtgttccgatcatgTGGTTTTCGACATTTGATAATCACCTATTCAggtgagaatgataaatttgataagacgttaaatcgtaacggtttagattgaACATTCGGAAAAAAAAGTCTgcagctacctttcaaatctatacattGAACTTAGTTGGTTGTGAACCAAGGTATTCTGCTATAGTATAATGTACGTTAGCCACACGATCACAAAACAAATATGATGAttcataccgttcattttgttattctctGTGTTTTAATGACTCTCACCAATTTTTGCGTCTATCGGGTTTTAAAAGCTCCTTCATCAggacgtagattcattaataggaaAATAAACGTTATAAACAATCAAGTATATaaaaataaccaatttacttcatttttggcAGGAATGATAAAATCTCTCCCATATAAAAGATAGactgttccgattttcaaacaACAGCTCGGGCGCCCCTCGAGTaatgcattataggactttatgAGAATTTTCTGTTATTGGTGCATATGGATAATTGGTGTCTCGTATGCACATGATCATACCATTCATATAAAAGGGGAAGAGATGTTGCCCTAGCAGacatctctgattctctctttgtctctcacaatctcactctctcactcaaaCCTCAGTCACTCTTAACTCTCAACGTTCGGAAATCTCAATGTTCGGAATTCGCAACGTTCTGATAAAtccgatctctctcactctcaacgTCTGAATCTCACTCtcgtctctctcactctctccactCTCAACGGTGACGGTAGTGGTCTAGCAGTGAGTCGATTGAGGTCGTTTGTTTGcccgactgaaaccctagatctgAGTTTGTTTGCCCGACTGAAACCCTCTGTCACGTTCAATGATTTGTCTTTGAAACTCGATGACTGGGATCGTTTTCGATGACAGACGTGTACGGCAAGTTTCCATTTTCGGTGAACTACGTCAACAGATCTAGCCCTTCCCTTTCTAGACGTCAACAAGTACCTCTCTCACTTCCTTCTCCAGACGTGAACAGATCTGATAGTTTTTGAAATAGTTTGTTATTAGGTGGTGGTTTGTGTTCAATTTGTTATTTACCTTGAATTATGGTTTTGAAATAGTTTGTTATTAGGTGGTGGTTTGTTATTGTTGTCCCAGTtgtgtgtagacaccccaatttgaaccTCTTGaaattccttaatttgtggcttCGTGGCCCCCCAATGAGGAATTTGGATTGATACAAGCCCTGGTTATGGTGGAATTTTGCTTCTTGGaccattaaaaattaaaatcaattcaataAATTGAGTCCCAAGCACTCAGAACCATTTCCAAGCGCTCAGGACTAATTTTCAAAAACCCAAATTTTGCTCGTTCCCGAGCGCTCGGATCCGTTCCTGAGCGCTAAGGTCAACAAAATTATCCATgggaatttgaatttttagcTTTTTCAACAAGCACATGGCCCTGTTCCTCAATATATTCGGCCTTGCTACAGTGATTTATACCAGGGAACTCAGAAGACTGAATGATGTTGTTTTATTccctccaaaaatattttatttcattttccaattaatttttaaaattcaaaatcccttCCCCTTGATCTATAAATAGCAGCCTCTATGCTGCATTTTGGAGAGACCAGAAACCACCACGAAATACTGTACCTACACTCtcaatttcaaagaaaaatccaCTTTGCAAAAGAAAATCACTCTTCAAGCCttgtcaaaaatcaaaacaacttcTAATACTTCAAGGAAAATTCTGAAAGTTTGGAGTTACATTCAGTCCTAATTACTGGAATCTTTCCACCTGTCTCCACCTTCAAAGTCCATCCAGGAAGCAAGAGTTCATTCAAGAAGGTAGAATCCTTCTACTTTTCAAACTAAAAGGGCTATTAAGGTCATTCAGTCCACTCCAGTCCTTCATACTGGATGTGTGGATGAATGATCTTGGCATAAAAACAAGGGCAGAAGAGctgcaaagaaaattttccaaTAAGCTCTGTGGCACTCCTGAGAGCTCAGGAGTGATTTTGTCcatatttctcattttcatGTGAATGTTCAAGGGAAATGAAGGTTTTGTGGATCCAGTTGCtgttcttttatgtttttgaaaataatgcaGGCTTCCAGCTATTTCCAGAaacattttcactttttttacaaaaagtaATGTATAGTCAGCAGCAGGATAAGGCCACATTTTCCTTGGAAATTCACTTTTAATGTTCTTGTTAGTACGTAAAACACCTTAGTATTTTCAGAGCTTATTcagttttcaattcaaatgcaATGAGGCATGGGTCGGATGGCCAGGACCAATTCTTGGATGTTTAATCCTTCTGCTGAGCATTGTCTCATATTTCTTTCAATTGTTTCAGTACATCTATTTAACCAAAGTTTGCAGGATGGTATAGCAGAACTCCTGAGCGTTCAGGAGTGCTGTCCCAAGTGCTCGGGAGTGATCTCAGAAACTGATCTCCATTTTTCATGCATCATTCTATATTTTGCATTATTTCAATAATATACATTGTACACTAGCATATGTATACACAGCTTTACTTGATATACTTGTCAGTACGTGCTACATGTCTAATGCAACAAAAtgttcttttcaaaaaattccgtaaatgtttagtagagaccgatttcaAATCGGGCAAGGGGGGTACCGTAAAATCCTTCTCCTTGTAACATGGTTTCCAAACCCTCAAAcgaatctctggttttcaattcaaagcagtcattttcaatcaaaacaatTTTTCGGGTGACAAACCATAAATCCGGTTGGTGACTctacaaaatcaaattttcaaatcaaaacattatTTTTCGAGCCGCCCCGAtccacccggggctgtggtagcccacattGTGCAGTGACATCTTACCTACTAAACAAAATTTTAGTGCAGTGACATGTTCTCTTCATGGAtgtacatgttttttttaagtCTCTATATGTCTAATCGTCGAAGGGAAACTTATCAAATACTCTAAACTGCGATCAGTGCTACTTGCTATAGTGGTAAAATTTTGCCAAGTTTGCCAATTGTCGGCTAATTTTGCATAGGCATTTTAATTATGTTCTGCATGATTGCCTAGACTTAGACTTCTGCAGCAAAATTGGTAGTTGCTATTTGCTATAGTGGTAAAATTGGTAGTTGCTACTTACTATGAGGTAAAATTAGTTGCTACTTGCAATCGGTTCAAACATGGAGTCagtattttgaaatgaaaattggttACTGAGTTAGTCATTACTGCCctgaattcaaattttgaatacaGTTTATTTTGCTCTATTTGTACATTCTAGGTTTTCTGCACATGTAGGTTATTAACTTATTTAAATGTTATTAACTAATATTCTAGTGTActaattttttctgttttgttttcagttttttatagGAGATGGATCCTGAAAATATTCATTATGACAATGAGGGTTTACACCATGACTCAGATGATGGTGGACCAAGTCTACCACCAGGAAGGGAGTCTGTAGGTGAAGCTGCTTCAAACATTGCAGCAGGTTACAAAGAATGGGGAGAATTGGAGTATGGGTCAGCAGCAGTTGGATGGTTTGCCTCGGGCGGTACTACTCAAGAAAAGCAAGGTTTTGGTGCTTGACGAAGCCACCGCAAGTTATTATTCACGAAGCGCATCACCTCCTCATTCGCACAGATACGATGCTAAACCATGTCTACCGCACTGCCAATCAATACGCGGATCACCTTGCCCACATGGGAGCAGAGCCAGACGAAGACATGATTGTTGCTGTGGACATCCCCATCTCCCTCAGGAAATTCCTTATCAGAGACGGTGTAAATGTTAGGCGGGTTTTAGATTAGTTACTGTGGCCATTTTAGGCCGGTTTGGACTCTATGTTTCCTTTCCTGTCGTGATCTTGCGTTTTTTTTTCAGTATTTGAATGAATTTCCgaagtatcaaaaaaaaaaaaaaaaagctgggGTAAATTGCACtgtgacctcccctgaggtttctgacctCTCCTGCTTTACAAACCATTCGCTGGGATTTCCTGCTATCGTCAAATTCGTAAAAACACCATTAGTTTTGGCACGTAAATGATTGAATTGCCCCTCCCTAGTCTTTGTCACTTCTGTTTATTGTATACTTTCTGTCTAGatatatatttgtttattttcttatgtCTGTGTGCGTATTCATGTACATTCACCAGTGTTATGCGGCTTGCTCCGCACAAAACCACGTGCGGTATAGTCAGTATTTAAGTACTTTGGTCGGGTTTAGGGAATGAATACTCTGTGAAAGATGGAAGCAGGGGCCCTATTGTCCACAACGGACGGCATGGGCGCAAGTCCTAGGCTATGACTACTTGGCCAATCCCTTGGGGATTGCATCCTTGAACACTTGTTCTGGAAATAACAATGAAGTTTGTTTGAGGGTTGAGTTTCTGGATATTTTCCCCGCGCTGGAGATGAAGAGAAACAGTcgttccctttctctctctttatacaAGTGATTATTCCAGTGATCCTGGAGCGCAGCCACGTAGTGCTCTGGATCATGTCAACATCAcacatttatgtttttttttttatcggcaaaacgAACTTTTATAAAACTCGACCGGGTTACATCGAGGAGGAGGCATGGAGCACAAAACTGCTACAActgccaaaagaaagaaaaaggacaacaataacaacagaGAATCTCCAACCGAGAGTCGGAGGAAAAACCAAAACTCCTCAAGAACACGATTAGAGTTTCAACTTTCGAATACCATCCAAAAAGGCCTTAAATTCCTCCACCGAATGGAGCTTGATatcaaatttgattttcatCCACATTGCCACTTTCGTTTTAACAGCATCCCCAACCTCCCTAATCACTGGAGCAACGTTGTTGAAGACCAAGTTATTCCTTGTTAGCCATAAAGACCAGATGGACGGAAAAAAACAAGCTTTCCAAATGTGCTTCTCCAAATTACGAAACCCATTGTCAAACCACCAAACTGCAAGGTCAGCCAAAGAAAAAGGGCATGCCCAAGACATATGCCACCAATCCATAATAATTGACCAAACCCTCCAAGAGAccttacaaaacaaaaacaaatgatgGGGAGTTTCAACCTGTTCAGAACATAAAGGGCAAAGCATCAAAAGAGGATCCAAAATCAGATTTCTGCTGTGAAGCACTGATCTTGTGGCCACCCTATCTTGAATTGCCAGCCATGAGAAGACTTCCACTTTGGGAGAGCTGAGATTCTTCCAAACCGAGCCATGAACCGGATCACTTAAGAAGTTCTGCCGTTCCCACTGCTCATAAACTGATTTCACCGAGAACCGCCTACTATCCTCCCATTTCCAAAACAAAGAATCTGGTTTTGATGGGTCCAAGGTTATATCACACATTTATGTTGGGTTCAGATATTTAGTCGTGGACCCTGCGACAATATATGTGGTGTTCGGGTGGCCTAGAACACCACGTGACAGTGCTCTAAGAGATGATTGAATAATTAGACTCTTTGTACAGTATTACTGATGCAGCgcagcctccttttacgaaaTTATGTGCGAGAAGAGATCACaaacttgcttatgttaaagattctctctttgaaataTAAATACAAATATGTATGAAttagaggtactccctcttcgaacacacgataatgagaaaactctcaatttttctttaattcaataaacaacTCCCTAACCCTAAGGCTTACATCAAttatttatactaatagaatTTTTAAACCTAACATTCTTAAAAGCTAAAACGGAAAATAAAGATAAGGAAACAAAATTAGTCCTAATTTTCCTTGACCAAGAAACCTATACAAAATAGGTACTAGatcaaaacaaattaggaaAACTAGATAATTCTAAGCAATCTTGactaaaataaaactttcctaCTAAATTACtgattttgaaataataaaataaaattcatatatatctggaataattaaaatattgtCCTGCATCAGTTTCGCGGTAGTAACCCAACTAATCGAAGCTAATGAGTGCAGAGATTATCAATGGGCCCAATGGGTACGCTATTTGGTGTACAGTACACCAAATGCACATCAGATTGTGTGGGTCCCTGAGGTgcatcccacacaaataattaaaGCCGttgatttttaagaaaaagactaatgTGGCCTCTAGGGATTGGAGAACCGAAAAAGTTGGGTGGTTCGGGTAGTCCGGTTAGAACTTTTTCTCTTCTAGCTTTTATGATGCTGTTACATTTATTGATCTATCTTTGATAAATTAAAACTTCTTACTCAAGTTTTCATTATGTTTAAGAGTTTGGGATACTTCGCTCGATTGAACTTTGGCTGCATGGTTGCAATCGTTCATTTTATCTAGATACCGAATAACTTGTTTGCCTAAAATGGAATACCAAACTCGTTTTCTGTTTCCTGAAACTTTAAAAATTGTTCGTGACTTCTAGAAGTAAAATGGTAAACCAAACATGTATTCCGGTTTGtttccaaaatttttgaaaccacaaacaaaaaatcGAAAAtacaaactttttcaaaaaatagctAGCCTTTATGTATAGCATCCAGGTAATAGTTTGAAGAGATTTTCCTTTTAATGTTTTTCCATTTCAGTGGAGGGAAAGTTTACATCAAATCaataccaaaaaagaaaaagtttacaTCAAATGGTATGTATATAATATCTCATTCCTTGGTGTCATTTGTCCATATCCATCATTTTGCACACTATAAGTAGAGTCCATATCTTCATTGGAGACTAATTACATCTAGGCAGCAAATAAAGAGGAAATTAAGATAATGAGGAAACTGGTAGCACTCGCCATGCTCTCTTGTGCTCTTCTTTTGAGCTCACTTACCCTCTCTCAAGGTATGATATTCTATCTGAAACCCATGCGTTGgtttttgaagtttattttggtaaaaaaaaataaaaaataagctgcAAGAAGGGAGAAATTACTTGAAAGAaataaactttttcttttacgTTGAACTCAAGGGTTATAACCGAACGATAACTTGCATAGCGGTATAAGCTTAGCGTAGGCTTTCAAATTCAAAGTTCCATATATGTACGCTAATTATTTAATATGTGCGGGACATGAGATTGTATGTCTAGAGAGTAGTCGGGACAAAAATCcctcatcccaaaaaaaaaaaaaaaaaacttttctttgCAGTTGGGTCaagaaaaaaggggaaaaaaatgctaAAGTAATTTCTTGACAacaaaaagggtttttttttttttttcccatttggttAATCGTAACAccttaatttttccttttttcactCAACGTCCAATATCCAAGCATAGCATTCGCTTTTATTTCTGCTTCGTTGAACTGAAAATAATCAAACGAATTAtcttgtcacttttattgaaatgtttgTATAATGCAATATTTCAGGGGTAATCAAATTCTGCGAATTAAACACGACAAGGAGAGGGGAATGTGGTCCAAATGGGGCCCGTGATTGCAAGGTTGCCTTGGCTCCTAAATATTTTGCACTAGGGTGTACATGTGAGGAATTGTATAGAATCCAACAACACCTCTGCTCATGCCTAGTCAATTGTGACTAAACTATTTATGTCCTATTGAATGTTTAAAACTTCAATAAAATGTCTGAGTTCGAAGTTACGATTGTGCTtaattttttggtattattttgGCCAagcatttttttatattaagTGGTGTTGCAAACATATATCAAGAACGGTATAAAAGTGAAGTGGACgcgtttttttttccatcttgtTTAGGTGAGCAATGATTTTCAAAGttgtatgtttttgtttgctCGCCGATCTTCTAATTCGATTGCGCATACTTTGGCTAGTAAAAGTTTAGGTGGGTTAGATTGTAGTCTTTGGACTGAATCCTCTCCTGTTTGGCTTCTTGATCCCTTGTCTAGGGATGAAGATTCCTCATGATGTATTTGGTTTGCAATTTATAATACCATCTGTTATCGTCTTGACGGACCACTTGTTATTCTGATCCGCCTTCGGGCGGTCTTCTCAAACGGCGAAGCCTTAgttctgacaaaaaaaaaacttgctcaTTCATGTTTGGCACAAACCCAACGAAGCGGCATTCAAGAAACAAATGTTGGAATGCTTCGCAATCAGCACTACACACTGGACACAACAGGTCCGAGGTCAGCCTCCACCTGAACAAGTTTCTCCTTAATCAGTAAGATCCCTTG is a window encoding:
- the LOC131318094 gene encoding MDIS1-interacting receptor like kinase 2-like codes for the protein MNNLTGSIPASIGNLTNLTWLTLYENSLSGSIPQELNNLRYLLTLGIGSNKFTGHLPPYMFAHGSLKLLDVAENYLIGRIPNSLRNCSELRRARFDQNQLTGHLSEVFEAFPNLDYLDLSHNNFYGDLWHKWDQFPNLTSLKISKNDLSGNIPLGIGRATQLRLLDLSSNHLVGAVPKNLGKLVFLFNLTLSNNKLSRDIPPEIGSLSSLQHLDLSGNNLSGPIQKKLGDCVNLLNLKLSRNLLRESIPFELGKLQSLENLDLGNNLLTGEIPSGIGSLKRLEILNLSHNFLSGSIPSSFNGMSSLTSVDISYNHLEGPLPNTKAFEDASFQAYRNNDRLCGNKTSLMPCSLKQNNGDKGRNHKKIVLPVVVPLLGILFLIVAMTFLIHRNKMRDNEIDPNRASNKDLFEIWSFDGKLVYENIIRATEDFNDKHCIAAGGYGTVYRAELPSGQVVAVKKYPPSQDGELANLVSFMSEIHALTEIRHRHIIRLLGYCSHPRHSFLVYEFLEGGTLDKKLSCEEEALSLDWDKRINVVKGLADALSYMHHGCSPRVIHRDISSKNVLLNLEDVAYLSDFGTARLLNLQSSNWTSFAGTLGYAAPELAYTMEVNEKLDVYSFGVLTLEVVMGRHPGDLMSSLSSSSLDSSPPSSYGILLKDVLDKRLPLPRNQEEEAVVLAVKIALACLHPNPQCRPTMQQVSVALSKHKSHLQNPLLMITLGQLLDVNFPNA